Proteins found in one Arthrobacter sp. U41 genomic segment:
- a CDS encoding glycosyltransferase: MSPEKSSEDALYDAVQTPAVSIVIPAYNEESVIRQCLIAAVYQSVPAHEIIVVDNMSKDRTADIVRQMQLEYPESPIILLSQDRDQGLIPTRNFGLDHATGDILGRIDADSVLEPDWVEQVQKAFRDQNVHAATGPVVYYDMPMRRFGLKADDKMRQLMLKLAKHQYHFLFGSNMALRRSAWEIIRTETCRDEKDEMHEDIDLSLHLADHELRIQYWPQMVSGMSARRLEDSPRDYRYYVTRFDRTYKAHNVKKMALKAPMVVFFSVYFPAKLLRAIHTVNTAQPARRGGQ, encoded by the coding sequence ATGTCACCCGAAAAATCCTCTGAGGATGCTTTATACGATGCTGTGCAGACCCCTGCTGTGTCTATTGTCATCCCGGCCTACAACGAGGAAAGCGTCATCCGGCAGTGCCTGATCGCTGCCGTGTACCAGTCTGTCCCGGCGCACGAGATCATCGTCGTGGACAACATGTCGAAGGACCGCACTGCCGATATCGTCCGGCAGATGCAATTGGAATATCCGGAGAGTCCAATCATCCTGCTCAGTCAGGATCGGGACCAGGGCCTCATCCCCACCCGCAACTTCGGGCTCGACCATGCCACAGGGGACATCCTTGGCCGGATCGACGCCGATTCCGTCCTCGAGCCCGACTGGGTTGAACAGGTTCAGAAGGCCTTCCGCGACCAGAACGTGCACGCCGCGACCGGCCCGGTGGTCTACTACGACATGCCGATGCGGCGGTTCGGCCTGAAGGCCGACGACAAGATGCGCCAGCTGATGCTCAAACTGGCCAAGCACCAGTATCACTTTCTCTTTGGGTCCAACATGGCCCTGCGCCGGTCGGCGTGGGAAATCATCCGGACCGAGACCTGCCGGGACGAGAAGGACGAGATGCACGAGGACATCGACTTGTCCCTGCACCTGGCCGACCACGAGCTCCGGATCCAGTACTGGCCCCAGATGGTCTCCGGAATGTCCGCCCGCCGGCTGGAAGATTCTCCCCGGGATTACCGCTACTACGTGACGCGCTTCGACCGCACGTACAAGGCGCACAACGTCAAAAAGATGGCGCTCAAGGCCCCCATGGTCGTCTTCTTCTCAGTTTACTTCCCGGCCAAGCTGCTCCGCGCGATCCACACCGTCAACACGGCCCAGCCAGCCCGCCGCGGCGGCCAGTAG
- a CDS encoding DUF3566 domain-containing protein, with translation MSNSDSYPKPNSGVPGGVRQPAAAPRVSAPSRPEQRPGVQGSVNGVSQRPPAPGQRPVQGRPTDQGQRPVTPGQRPGQGTAGLIKPAPKAKVRRARLLVSKVDPWSVLKMAFLLSVALGIVTVVAAIVLWTVLDLTGIFDQVDGLLGTLAGSEGGGFELKKVASLGQVASFATIIAVINVVLLTALSMLSAVLYNISATLVGGIGVTLTDD, from the coding sequence GTGAGTAATTCCGACTCATATCCCAAGCCGAACAGCGGCGTTCCCGGCGGAGTGCGGCAGCCCGCCGCAGCACCGCGGGTAAGCGCGCCGTCCCGTCCCGAGCAGCGGCCCGGAGTACAGGGCAGCGTCAACGGAGTCAGCCAGCGGCCGCCCGCACCCGGCCAGCGTCCCGTCCAGGGGCGCCCGACGGATCAGGGCCAGCGCCCGGTGACGCCGGGCCAGCGGCCGGGCCAGGGTACGGCCGGGCTGATCAAGCCGGCACCCAAGGCCAAGGTCCGCCGTGCCCGCCTGCTGGTGAGCAAAGTCGACCCCTGGTCCGTACTGAAGATGGCCTTCCTGCTTTCCGTGGCCCTCGGCATCGTGACCGTCGTGGCCGCGATCGTGCTCTGGACGGTCCTGGACCTGACCGGGATTTTCGATCAGGTCGATGGCCTGCTGGGAACCCTGGCCGGTTCGGAGGGCGGCGGCTTCGAGTTGAAGAAGGTCGCCTCGCTCGGACAGGTGGCATCCTTCGCGACCATCATCGCCGTCATCAACGTGGTCCTGCTGACGGCACTGTCGATGCTCTCGGCGGTGCTGTACAACATCTCGGCCACCCTTGTTGGCGGCATCGGCGTCACCCTCACGGACGACTAA
- a CDS encoding DLW-39 family protein, whose amino-acid sequence MKKLLVVAATIAGLLLYKKVQESEARKTVWSESTDTVD is encoded by the coding sequence GTGAAGAAGTTGCTGGTTGTTGCAGCCACGATCGCAGGCCTCCTGCTCTACAAGAAAGTGCAGGAATCCGAAGCCCGGAAAACGGTCTGGAGCGAATCAACCGATACGGTTGACTAG
- a CDS encoding rhomboid family intramembrane serine protease, producing the protein MSYGLPAAEPSAQIPVCPRHPDRPAYVRCQRCGRPACPDCQRAAAVGFQCVDCVNETKRTTPEVRTVFGGAVTAGKPLVTFSIIGLCVLVFVLQWLIPNDRIYQDLAFATVYATPDYGVFEPWRMVTSAFLHSQGFFLHIVLNMYMLWVFGQALEPLLGRIRFLAVYLISAFGGSVGYLLLTPGYVPGQPLSGVVGASGAIFGLFGAMLVVQRRRGGDTRQLWVLIIINGAIGFVVPSIAWQAHLGGAVTGALCAAVLAYTPRGPRQGLLQAGGLVLVIALLIAVSALRVATA; encoded by the coding sequence ATGAGCTACGGACTTCCGGCGGCAGAGCCGTCCGCGCAGATCCCGGTGTGCCCACGGCACCCGGACCGGCCCGCCTATGTGCGCTGCCAGCGATGCGGGCGCCCTGCGTGCCCCGACTGCCAGCGGGCGGCCGCCGTCGGATTCCAATGCGTTGACTGTGTCAACGAAACAAAGCGCACCACCCCGGAGGTCAGGACCGTCTTCGGCGGTGCTGTGACCGCCGGCAAGCCCCTGGTCACCTTTTCCATCATCGGTCTCTGTGTCCTGGTTTTTGTTCTCCAGTGGCTGATCCCCAACGACAGGATCTACCAGGACCTGGCATTCGCCACCGTTTATGCCACCCCGGATTATGGGGTTTTCGAACCCTGGCGGATGGTGACGTCCGCCTTCCTCCATTCCCAGGGTTTCTTCCTCCATATCGTGCTCAACATGTACATGCTCTGGGTGTTTGGACAGGCACTCGAACCGCTGTTGGGACGAATCCGCTTCCTGGCGGTCTATTTGATCTCCGCCTTCGGCGGATCCGTCGGCTACCTCCTGCTGACGCCGGGCTACGTACCGGGTCAGCCGCTGAGCGGCGTTGTGGGTGCTTCGGGTGCCATTTTCGGGCTCTTCGGCGCCATGCTCGTAGTCCAGCGCCGCCGCGGCGGCGACACCAGGCAACTTTGGGTGCTGATCATCATCAACGGCGCCATCGGATTCGTGGTCCCCTCGATTGCCTGGCAGGCCCACCTTGGTGGCGCAGTCACCGGTGCACTGTGCGCCGCCGTCCTCGCTTACACCCCCCGCGGCCCGCGGCAGGGTCTGCTGCAGGCCGGTGGTCTGGTGCTGGTCATCGCCCTGCTGATCGCAGTCTCTGCCCTCAGGGTCGCCACCGCCTGA
- the gyrA gene encoding DNA gyrase subunit A: MSDETPEVPAGPTDAEPVIEGSVVDTDVLTDRVEQVDLQTEMQRSYLDYAMAVIVGRALPDVRDGLKPVHRRVLYAMFDGGYRPERSFNKCARVVGEVMGQYHPHGDTAIYDALVRLIQDWTMRYPLALGQGNFGSPGNDGAAAPRYTETKMAHLAMEMVRDIDEETVDFQDNYDGKNQEPTILPARFPNLLVNGSSGIAVGMATNIPPHNLREVADGVQWYLANPTASREELLEELIVRIKGPDFPTGATILGHKGIEDAYRTGRGSITMRAVVNVEELQGRTCLVVTELPYQANPDNLAIKIAELVKDGKVSGIADLRDETSGRTGQRLVIVLKRDAVAKVVLNNLYKHTQLQDNFAANMLAIVDGVPRTLSLDAFIRHWVTHQLDVIARRTRYRLRKAEEEAHILRALLKALDALDEVIALIRASNTTEAARDGLMQLLDIDELQARAILDMQLRRLAALERQKIQDRHSELEAMITEFNSILASEVRQREIISTELAEIVAKHGDDRRTKVLLGFDGDMSMEDLIPEEEMVVTITRGGYVKRTRSDNYRSQQRGGKGIKGAQLRGDDVVEHFFVTTTHHWLLFFTNLGRVYRAKAYELVEAGRDAKGQHVANLLAFQPDEHIAQVLDLRDYQQSPYLVLATKRGLVKKTRLEDYDTNRSAGVIAINLRDGDELVSAQLVSETDDLMLVSRMGQSIRFTATDEALRPMGRATSGVTGMKFREDDELLAADVVTDGSFVFVVTEGGYAKRTAVEEYRLQGRGGLGIKVGKYQEERGHLVGALIVQEEDEVLVVMEGGKVVRSSVAGVPAKGRDTMGVIFAKPDKNDRIIEVARNSERGLETDDSSEGQDAGEDAESQASAPDDVTLAADTGSHEGSAAEESAPAPESDESSGNAELDEDNTGGNE, translated from the coding sequence ATGAGTGACGAAACACCCGAAGTTCCGGCCGGACCGACCGATGCTGAGCCAGTTATTGAGGGCAGTGTCGTTGACACCGACGTGCTGACCGACCGCGTCGAACAGGTTGACCTGCAGACGGAAATGCAGCGCTCCTACCTCGATTACGCAATGGCCGTGATTGTGGGCCGTGCGCTTCCGGACGTCCGCGACGGTCTCAAGCCCGTCCACCGCAGGGTTCTCTATGCGATGTTCGACGGCGGCTACCGCCCGGAACGGTCGTTCAACAAATGCGCCCGCGTGGTCGGCGAAGTCATGGGCCAATACCACCCCCACGGGGACACCGCCATCTACGATGCGCTGGTCCGCCTCATCCAGGACTGGACCATGCGGTACCCGCTGGCACTGGGTCAGGGCAACTTCGGCTCGCCCGGCAACGACGGCGCCGCGGCGCCGCGGTACACCGAAACGAAAATGGCCCATCTGGCGATGGAAATGGTCCGCGACATCGACGAGGAAACGGTCGATTTCCAGGACAACTATGACGGCAAGAACCAGGAACCGACCATCCTGCCGGCGCGCTTCCCGAACCTCCTGGTCAACGGCTCCTCGGGCATCGCCGTCGGCATGGCCACCAACATCCCGCCGCACAACCTCCGCGAGGTTGCCGACGGCGTCCAGTGGTACCTGGCGAACCCGACCGCGAGCCGCGAGGAACTGCTCGAAGAGCTGATCGTCCGCATCAAGGGACCCGACTTCCCGACCGGCGCCACCATCCTGGGCCACAAGGGAATTGAAGACGCCTACCGCACCGGCCGCGGCTCGATCACCATGCGCGCCGTGGTCAACGTGGAGGAACTCCAGGGACGCACCTGCCTGGTGGTGACTGAGCTGCCGTACCAGGCCAACCCGGACAACCTGGCAATCAAGATTGCCGAGCTCGTCAAGGACGGCAAGGTTTCGGGCATCGCCGACCTGCGCGACGAAACCTCGGGACGCACCGGTCAGCGCCTCGTCATTGTGCTCAAGCGCGACGCCGTCGCCAAGGTGGTGCTGAACAACCTCTACAAGCACACCCAGCTGCAGGACAACTTCGCGGCCAACATGCTGGCGATCGTCGACGGCGTGCCCCGCACGCTGAGCCTGGACGCTTTCATCCGCCACTGGGTCACGCACCAGCTCGACGTCATCGCACGCCGGACCCGCTACCGTCTCCGCAAGGCCGAGGAGGAAGCGCACATCCTGCGCGCCCTGCTCAAGGCGCTGGACGCGCTCGACGAAGTCATCGCACTGATCCGGGCCTCGAACACCACCGAGGCGGCCCGCGACGGGCTGATGCAGCTCCTGGACATCGATGAGCTGCAGGCCCGCGCCATCCTGGACATGCAGCTTCGCAGGCTCGCGGCACTGGAACGCCAGAAAATCCAGGACCGCCACTCCGAACTCGAAGCCATGATCACCGAGTTCAACTCGATCCTGGCCTCCGAGGTACGCCAGCGCGAAATCATCAGCACTGAGCTGGCCGAAATCGTGGCCAAGCACGGCGATGACCGCCGCACCAAGGTCCTGCTGGGCTTCGACGGCGACATGTCGATGGAGGACCTGATCCCCGAAGAGGAAATGGTCGTCACCATCACCCGCGGCGGCTACGTCAAGCGCACCCGCAGCGACAACTACCGCTCGCAGCAGCGCGGCGGCAAGGGCATCAAGGGCGCTCAGCTGCGCGGCGACGACGTCGTCGAGCACTTCTTTGTGACCACAACGCACCACTGGCTGCTGTTCTTCACGAACCTGGGCCGGGTGTACCGGGCGAAGGCGTACGAGCTCGTGGAGGCCGGACGCGACGCCAAGGGACAGCACGTGGCGAACCTGCTCGCGTTCCAGCCGGACGAGCACATCGCCCAGGTGCTGGACCTGAGGGACTACCAGCAATCGCCGTATCTGGTTCTGGCCACCAAGCGCGGCCTGGTCAAGAAGACCCGCCTTGAGGACTACGACACCAACCGCTCTGCGGGAGTCATCGCGATCAACCTTCGCGACGGGGACGAGCTGGTCTCAGCCCAGCTGGTGTCCGAGACGGATGACCTGATGCTGGTCTCCCGCATGGGACAGTCGATCCGCTTCACCGCCACGGATGAGGCACTGCGCCCGATGGGCAGGGCAACCTCCGGCGTCACCGGAATGAAGTTCCGCGAGGATGACGAACTGCTCGCGGCCGACGTTGTCACGGACGGTTCCTTCGTGTTTGTCGTCACCGAGGGCGGCTATGCCAAGCGCACCGCCGTGGAGGAGTACCGGCTCCAGGGCCGTGGCGGCCTCGGCATCAAGGTCGGCAAGTACCAGGAGGAGCGCGGCCACCTCGTCGGCGCCCTGATCGTCCAGGAAGAAGATGAGGTCCTGGTGGTCATGGAAGGCGGCAAGGTGGTCCGTTCCTCGGTGGCCGGAGTGCCGGCCAAGGGTCGGGACACGATGGGTGTCATCTTCGCCAAACCGGACAAAAACGACCGCATCATCGAGGTGGCGCGCAACAGCGAACGCGGACTCGAAACCGACGACTCGTCCGAAGGACAAGATGCAGGCGAGGATGCCGAAAGTCAGGCATCGGCGCCGGATGACGTAACGTTGGCTGCAGATACCGGATCACATGAGGGGTCCGCAGCGGAAGAATCAGCACCGGCCCCGGAGTCAGATGAGTCATCAGGCAATGCCGAGCTGGACGAAGACAACACCGGAGGTAACGAGTGA
- a CDS encoding DMT family transporter, producing MNFFLAALGVLGVASSGPLIAATLGATSVSALAIAFWRNAIGSVVMAGPVLARNPRQFGRVTGREFGWSLAAAISLALHFACFITSLQLTSVAAATALVCLQSGWIAVFQLLRGVRHRWPVLAGLGIAFGGVVVITGFDMGSSPEALLGDLLAVAGGALAGVYTLAGGKARQTMGLGVYTTLCYGMCAAAVALLALFSQQPLAGFEAAGWLGILAITVCAQLIGHTAFNHLLATMSPLLVSMIILLEIPGAALLAAAFLSETLPAGTYAGLALILVGLAVVVLGQRSSRSVRRGSAPLAELGAD from the coding sequence GTGAACTTCTTCCTTGCCGCCCTGGGCGTCCTCGGTGTGGCCTCCTCCGGGCCGCTTATTGCCGCCACCCTGGGGGCCACCTCGGTCAGTGCCCTGGCTATCGCCTTCTGGCGCAACGCGATCGGATCCGTCGTTATGGCCGGACCCGTGCTGGCTCGGAACCCGCGCCAGTTTGGCAGGGTGACGGGTAGGGAGTTTGGCTGGTCACTGGCGGCTGCGATCTCGCTGGCACTGCACTTCGCCTGCTTCATCACCTCGCTACAGTTGACCTCCGTCGCGGCGGCCACCGCCCTCGTCTGCCTACAGTCCGGCTGGATCGCCGTCTTCCAGCTTCTCCGGGGCGTCAGACACCGCTGGCCGGTCCTGGCCGGCCTGGGGATAGCCTTCGGCGGCGTTGTGGTGATTACGGGGTTCGACATGGGCAGCTCACCGGAGGCGCTGCTGGGTGACCTTCTGGCGGTGGCGGGCGGTGCACTCGCGGGCGTCTACACCCTGGCCGGGGGCAAGGCGCGCCAGACGATGGGGCTGGGTGTGTACACGACCCTCTGCTACGGGATGTGCGCGGCCGCCGTCGCGCTGCTTGCCCTGTTCTCACAGCAGCCGCTGGCAGGTTTCGAAGCAGCCGGCTGGCTTGGCATCCTGGCCATTACGGTATGCGCTCAGCTGATCGGGCATACCGCCTTCAACCACCTGCTGGCCACGATGAGTCCACTGCTGGTGTCGATGATTATCCTGCTGGAGATCCCCGGTGCCGCGCTGCTCGCGGCCGCATTCCTGTCCGAAACCCTCCCGGCCGGCACCTACGCCGGCCTGGCGCTGATCCTGGTGGGCCTGGCCGTGGTCGTCCTGGGGCAGCGGAGTTCCCGGTCCGTGCGGCGCGGGTCAGCCCCGCTGGCGGAGCTGGGGGCCGACTGA
- a CDS encoding cupin domain-containing protein, whose product MASTIRKSLDHPEETRPVKDGMGQVELVNLDAGTVARATFLPGWKWSQHVKPIAQTDSCMVAHKGYTVSGRLKVVMDDGEENEFGPGDFGIIPPGHDAWVVGDEPYVFIDWQGMDDYAKPKE is encoded by the coding sequence ATGGCTTCAACCATCCGCAAGAGCCTGGACCATCCGGAGGAAACCCGCCCCGTCAAAGACGGGATGGGCCAGGTGGAGCTCGTCAATCTCGACGCCGGAACCGTGGCACGTGCGACATTCCTGCCTGGCTGGAAGTGGTCCCAGCACGTCAAGCCGATCGCCCAAACGGACAGCTGCATGGTTGCCCACAAGGGCTATACCGTTTCGGGCCGCCTGAAGGTCGTTATGGACGACGGCGAGGAGAACGAGTTCGGCCCGGGTGACTTCGGCATTATCCCGCCGGGGCACGATGCCTGGGTCGTCGGTGATGAGCCCTATGTCTTTATCGACTGGCAGGGCATGGACGACTACGCCAAGCCCAAGGAATGA
- a CDS encoding peptidylprolyl isomerase: MTAIATAKATIHTSLGDIVVNLFGNHAPKTVENFVGLATGEKAWTHPESGEDKTGTPLYNGTIFHRIIKDFMIQAGDPLGRGVGGPGYKFDDEIHPELTFNEPYKLAMANAGIQMGRGTNGSQFFITTIPTGWLQGKHSIFGEVADEDSKRVVDAIEGVRTGMGDRPVEDVTINSIDVEKL, from the coding sequence ATGACTGCCATCGCAACTGCAAAAGCAACCATCCACACGAGCCTGGGCGACATTGTCGTCAACCTCTTTGGCAACCACGCCCCCAAGACGGTCGAGAACTTCGTCGGCCTGGCCACGGGCGAGAAAGCCTGGACGCATCCGGAATCCGGTGAGGACAAGACGGGTACGCCGCTGTATAACGGAACCATCTTCCACCGCATCATCAAGGACTTCATGATCCAGGCGGGCGACCCCCTGGGCCGGGGCGTCGGCGGACCGGGCTACAAGTTCGACGATGAAATCCACCCGGAGCTGACGTTCAACGAGCCGTACAAGCTGGCCATGGCCAACGCCGGCATCCAGATGGGCCGCGGCACCAACGGCTCGCAGTTCTTTATCACCACGATCCCGACCGGCTGGCTGCAGGGCAAGCACAGCATCTTCGGCGAGGTGGCCGATGAGGACTCGAAGAGGGTTGTCGACGCCATCGAGGGTGTCCGCACCGGGATGGGCGACCGCCCGGTCGAGGACGTCACCATCAACAGCATTGACGTAGAAAAGCTCTAA